The genomic stretch ATGATGAAAAATTAACTCTACTTGAACTCTGACATGTATATACATCAAATCCCAGAGTTCCTGGATGACCTACTTTAGCAACATCAAACAAAGCGCATGCAGAGGTGATTCTGAAAGGAAACGATAATAGCCGCTTTTCTTTCTGAAGTTGAAATATGCGCTACAGATATTGAAAGAAAGCATTTTTCCATTTgaataaccaaaatttttacCACTATTTTGAATATTCGGATACGACACTTTTTATAAACTACTAACAATCATTTCAACGGCCATAAAAGTCATTCTTGCAAGTAGATTTCCATTGCCTGTTTTTCCTATAGCAAATATTTTACTGCTGTTGGTTGTGAAGAAACAAATGTCAAAAGAGATATAATGATAGGGGGCTGATGAAGCAGTACAAATCGAAATTGTAAATGGTGCTCATGGTCATAGATATCCAAACTAGTTGTGGTATGACCAACAGCAAGCTAAACTCAGCACCCAAGAAAAGTCAAGAGAGTTATACCATTTGAAACCATCCAGGGTTCAGAATATTTTACTACCCATCTAAACTCGAACAAGGatcctttttatttcaaatgaaatggatagtCAGGATTTAAAATATGTGCATCTAACAGTGTACATGATTccttataatttaattttttttttaaacatgacAACATCGGCTTCTTATATATAGTTAGATACACTAAttttaaatcctaaccattaaATAGATACTATCAATTTCATtcaaaatggagagaatcctagTCCTCAAAAATCTCCCTTTTTGCCAGGTTTTAATACATTGATAACATAGAAGACAGTAAAGCAGAACCAAGAAGCATACAAGGTGAAACTCAAACTACTGTGAACTATGaataaatcaattttcatgATCATATATGACTTCAGCAGAGATATAGAAGTAACAGAAGGATGGAAATGCAAAGATCACCTTGAACTTTCTCGTTAACACTCTCAACCTCTTCCTCATGCTTCTCATGAATTAAATAAACCACTTCATAGTGGCGCACTGTAGAAACATGGGAAAGAATAATTGACAAGATGTATAAGTAGCTATTCTCTCTTATAATAATACATGTTCTCCCTAATCTCATCAATGGATTCAACAAACAGAGCGAGGTCAATAGATGAAAGTAATTCAAACAAGTTCTACAAATTATGAAAAGACATGTTGCCATAATAAGTCTAGATTAGATTATGCCAAATTGCATCCTGCAAATAACACAGCTTTGCAGAAACATAATTTcccttcatttttatttgaattaaatatagATGTAACATATACCTATTTTCTTTCATCTGCAATCTCAGTGACCAAAGGACAATTATCGAACTAGTAAGAAGGACTGGCTAACTGAGTTGAAGTCAAACTTACTTTGTTCCAGAACCGTTTCGCTTTCCAGGTCTAGCATCAGAGTTTCATAGAGACTTTCTGCAGATCACCAAACAATTCAGTAACTTAAACCTCTGCATAAtcggaaaaaaacaaaaacaaaaactagaaTTAAAATGAATTATGATAACAACTTACGTTCTTCAGCATCAGCAAACTCAGGCAAAAGTTGACCATCCTGAACCTTCTtctgaaaatcaaaataaaactcccacctcaaatcaaccaaataatttaattaataaaaaaatactatcaCATTCTTCAGTCAAATAGATACAATGTAAGCCAccaaaaatcttttttaagAAGTAGggataattttattaaaaagagaagaaacacaAGTGCAGAGTATGCACGAGAATCCCCTAGTGAATTATAAACGAAGATTTATAAGatttaaaaaatcaagaaaaaaagaaaagccccATCAATAAAAGTAGACCACTCATACAAAGATCACAATAAGACTGAATTCATTTCAAAAGAAGGCTTCCCAATATAGCATCAAAAAGTacaattgtttctttttccaaatAGTCCACATTAGGCAAAGTGGAGTTGTTTTCCAATGGGACAATTTTTAGGGCAAAACGCACCTGCACCCCTTGTGGATGAATGCAAGTTTATTGACATCCCCtatgtttctaattttttttctagtcATTCCTCTAACGGTTACTTATAAAAACCAAGAGGGTGCCAATAGAACTGCATCAAATCAGAGTTTGCGGGCGATTTACCCAAATTTTTATGGTGTCCAAACAATCCTTACAGCTAGAGTATACATCCATCACCTTCTTTGGCATCATTCATTGAACCCCAAAAATGTTAAACACAAAGGACCAAAATTCCCTCGAAGCAATGAAGCAACTGATGATCAACGGATTCACTACTATTTTTAGACATACAGCGCCAATTAATGAGAGAAACATTGCGTCTTATAAGGTTGTCAGAAGACAAGATTTTGACGACAGCAATTTAGATAATTATAAAAGCTATTAAGACGGGTTTTGGATTTGTCTATTACATGTTCAGCGGTTAAGATTTCAGCAAAGTAGAATGTAATAGATAAATCAAAAACTATCAATTCTAATACACGTTTTTTGTACGTTCAAATAAAAGAACCCAACTCTCAAATACTCATAACTATAACAAAACTACTCTTTTTTCCTCATAAATATTTGGGGaattaaaaacaacaaatataaCATTCAAATATAAATATCAGAAACATTGTTAAGGATTATGCAACAACCGAAAAACACGAAAATCAAGAACACTGGGGTTTGTGTACAAAGCAACCTCTTTAAGGAGCACAGCTTCAGGGAAAAACCCAGTGGCCTCGTCTTGCTTGGGCACGAAGCTGTGAGTGTCTTCCTTCTTGTTCTTGTGGTTCTTATTTGCCCTCACTATCACTGAGCCTCTAAGACCAATAGGGAGCTTCTGGGTAGTAAATTGACCGGAAAAAGTGAAGGGAGAGTACCCATTTGCGAATTTCATGCATGGGTTTTGGAACTTTGGAGAAGAACAACAATTGGTGATAACAAATTTTGGAGCTTTGGGTGTAAGATAAGCTGCAGAGGAAGTGTTCAGGAGTGCCTCCATGGGAGTTCTGTGAGATTGAAAGATAATTGCAAATTGTGTTATATCATATAGTCATAGAGCTGTGGGTGGTTTGGTAATTTCAAGTTGTCCAGTGTCTTTGCGTTTGACgatatatgtttttgttttttttttttttttgggaaacaagtgaaagaaatttaggacaaaatttttcttggaaatttttttttaaaacctagtttattaaattgatatatatcttcagaacatatatatatacattttacatgtatttttcttttttaatttcacattcATTTTTAAGAATGCATGTGACAATCATATAATCtaacaattttattgttttgttataagttaaaaattttcaaagctCACTtggaacaaaaattaaaaatgttggGTGAACAAGTAAATGATTTATCCAAAATAAAAGTAGAGTTACAGAGTCTGTTTCAATTATTGAAAGGATTTATAATATGAAcatacttctattttttttgaatttagtcTAGCAATCATTTCATTGATGAGAAAAAAACTAGAATAATGTGTTTAGGCTTTTAGCTAATACAATTTCATTAATACA from Corylus avellana chromosome ca1, CavTom2PMs-1.0 encodes the following:
- the LOC132187063 gene encoding protein REGULATOR OF FATTY ACID COMPOSITION 3, chloroplastic-like isoform X1 — encoded protein: MEALLNTSSAAYLTPKAPKFVITNCCSSPKFQNPCMKFANGYSPFTFSGQFTTQKLPIGLRGSVIVRANKNHKNKKEDTHSFVPKQDEATGFFPEAVLLKEKKVQDGQLLPEFADAEEQSLYETLMLDLESETVLEQMRHYEVVYLIHEKHEEEVESVNEKVQDFLREKKGKIWRVNDWGMRRLAYKIKKAKNAHYFLMNFELEATWINDFKSMLDKDERVIRHLVMKRDEAETEDCPPPPEFHTLRAGMDDNDEEDDVDYDDDYDNEEDGEDWDDEGEMDGYDDETEDGIIVVKDDAGDKDHTNDISAIIRNQGRKNLRAEKVGR